A portion of the Blautia hansenii DSM 20583 genome contains these proteins:
- a CDS encoding virulence-associated E family protein, protein MQPPQSIEEIKAGLETTEKGGVRQSIRNCLTVFQRDPLLSGAIAYNILTDRKDIIKPIGFHRESTALNDTDMKYLLLYLEETYGLTNEKKIDNAIGIVANENKYHPIRDYLNTLVWDGTERIRFCLRHFLGADADDYTYEALKLFLLGAISRAFQPGCKFEIMLCLVGGQGAGKSTFFRLLAVRDEWFSDDLRKLDDDNVYRKLQGHWIIEMSEMMATANAKSIEEIKSFLSRQKEVYKIPYETHPADRPRQCVFGGTSNALDFLPLDRSGNRRFIPVMVYPEQAEVHILEDEAASRAYIEQMWAEAMEIYRSGRFKLAFSPAMQRYLKEHQRDFMPEDTKAGMIQAYLDKYTGSMVCSKQLYKEALNHVFDEPKQWEIREINEIMNQCISGWRYFPNPRMFSEYGRQKGWERENPATDSGNPSEKTMDGFVEVTEQMELPF, encoded by the coding sequence ATGCAGCCGCCCCAGAGCATTGAGGAAATCAAGGCGGGGCTGGAAACTACCGAGAAAGGCGGTGTCCGTCAGAGCATACGAAACTGCCTGACTGTATTCCAGCGTGACCCGCTGCTTTCCGGGGCTATCGCCTACAACATCCTGACCGACCGCAAAGACATCATAAAGCCCATCGGTTTCCACAGGGAAAGCACCGCCTTAAACGATACGGACATGAAGTATCTGCTTCTCTATCTGGAAGAAACCTACGGGCTTACCAATGAGAAAAAGATTGATAACGCCATCGGGATTGTGGCGAATGAAAACAAGTACCATCCCATCCGGGATTATCTCAATACCCTTGTGTGGGATGGGACAGAGCGAATCCGCTTCTGCCTGCGGCACTTTTTGGGGGCTGACGCAGACGATTACACCTATGAAGCGTTGAAGCTATTCCTGCTGGGTGCAATCTCACGAGCCTTTCAGCCCGGATGCAAGTTTGAAATCATGCTCTGTCTGGTAGGCGGTCAGGGGGCTGGCAAGTCCACCTTCTTCCGTCTGCTGGCAGTCCGGGACGAGTGGTTCTCCGATGATTTGCGGAAGTTGGACGATGACAATGTGTACCGCAAGCTGCAAGGTCACTGGATTATCGAAATGTCGGAAATGATGGCAACCGCAAACGCCAAGAGCATTGAGGAAATCAAGTCATTTTTAAGCCGGCAGAAAGAGGTTTACAAGATACCCTATGAAACCCACCCGGCAGACCGCCCCCGTCAGTGCGTGTTTGGCGGCACTTCCAATGCCCTTGACTTCCTGCCCCTTGACCGTTCCGGCAACCGCCGCTTTATCCCCGTCATGGTGTACCCGGAGCAAGCCGAGGTTCACATTTTAGAGGACGAAGCTGCTTCCAGAGCCTATATCGAGCAGATGTGGGCGGAAGCGATGGAGATTTACCGAAGCGGCAGGTTCAAGCTGGCTTTCAGCCCCGCCATGCAGCGGTATCTCAAAGAACACCAGAGGGATTTTATGCCGGAGGACACCAAAGCCGGGATGATACAGGCGTATCTTGATAAGTACACCGGGAGCATGGTCTGCTCCAAGCAGCTCTACAAGGAAGCCTTGAACCATGTCTTTGACGAGCCGAAGCAATGGGAAATCCGGGAAATCAACGAGATTATGAACCAGTGCATTTCCGGCTGGCGGTACTTCCCAAACCCAAGAATGTTTTCCGAATATGGCAGACAAAAGGGCTGGGAGCGTGAAAACCCGGCAACGGACTCCGGCAACCCGTCTGAAAAAACGATGGACGGTTTTGTGGAGGTCACAGAACAGATGGAGCTTCCATTCTGA
- a CDS encoding CHC2 zinc finger domain-containing protein produces the protein MNVFETVKQSVTTRQAAEHYGIHIGRNGMACCPFHNDKTPSMKLDRRYHCFGCGADGDVIDFAAALYGLGKKEAAVQLAQDFGLSYEDWKPPGKAKKPKPRQKSPEEQFQEAKNRCFRILADYLHLLREWRKDYAPHSPEEAFHPRFVEALQKQAHVEYLLDVLLFGETEEKAALITDYGKDVIQLEQRMAELAAADAARTKKHHKRHAAAPEH, from the coding sequence TTGAATGTATTTGAAACTGTGAAGCAGTCCGTCACAACAAGACAGGCTGCGGAGCATTATGGAATCCATATAGGTCGGAACGGGATGGCTTGCTGCCCGTTCCATAACGATAAAACCCCAAGCATGAAGCTGGATCGGCGTTATCACTGCTTCGGCTGCGGTGCAGATGGGGATGTGATTGATTTTGCCGCCGCCCTGTATGGGCTGGGAAAGAAAGAAGCCGCCGTACAGCTGGCACAGGACTTCGGGCTTTCCTATGAGGACTGGAAACCGCCGGGAAAGGCAAAAAAGCCCAAGCCCCGGCAGAAATCCCCGGAGGAACAGTTTCAGGAAGCAAAGAACCGCTGCTTCCGTATCCTTGCCGATTATCTCCACCTACTCCGGGAATGGAGAAAAGATTATGCCCCACACTCCCCGGAGGAAGCCTTTCATCCCCGGTTTGTGGAAGCCTTACAGAAGCAAGCCCATGTGGAATATCTGCTGGATGTGCTGCTGTTCGGGGAAACCGAGGAAAAAGCGGCTTTGATTACGGACTACGGAAAGGATGTGATACAGCTTGAACAGCGAATGGCAGAGCTTGCAGCCGCAGACGCAGCAAGAACTAAAAAACACCATAAACGCCATGCAGCCGCCCCAGAGCATTGA